In one Pseudomonadota bacterium genomic region, the following are encoded:
- the secF gene encoding protein translocase subunit SecF: MMELLKDTNIDFIGFRKKAFILSAILVAIGFYALIMISLGKANISVDFTGGTNIQIRFKENVDIGELRKAFTDGGISDVQIQEISGTKDFFIKTKFSDTDKEKIQDKVASILSGKYKDKKFEILGSNMVGAGVGKGLKKYAIIAVGLALVGIIIYVAWRFTFISGIAATIATFHDVVAILGVFYILDKELNLLIITALLTIAGYSLQDTVVVYDRIRENMAKMKSKDDFGVVINRSINEVLSRTIITGLSTLFALGALMVVGGEVLFDFSFALFIGLIVGTYSSIFVASPIVYVWRRKFR; this comes from the coding sequence ATGATGGAGTTATTGAAAGATACCAATATAGATTTTATTGGATTCAGGAAAAAGGCATTTATCTTATCTGCAATACTTGTTGCCATCGGATTTTATGCCTTGATAATGATATCCCTGGGGAAAGCGAACATCAGTGTTGATTTCACAGGAGGTACTAACATACAGATAAGGTTTAAAGAGAATGTAGACATAGGAGAGTTAAGGAAGGCTTTCACAGATGGTGGCATAAGTGATGTTCAAATACAGGAGATAAGCGGAACAAAGGATTTTTTTATAAAAACAAAGTTTTCTGATACGGACAAAGAGAAAATACAGGACAAGGTGGCATCAATATTGTCAGGTAAATATAAGGATAAAAAATTCGAAATCCTTGGAAGTAACATGGTAGGGGCTGGTGTGGGGAAGGGATTAAAAAAATATGCAATCATTGCGGTGGGCCTTGCACTGGTCGGTATAATCATATACGTTGCATGGAGGTTTACGTTTATATCCGGTATAGCAGCGACCATTGCGACATTTCATGATGTGGTAGCAATACTGGGTGTTTTTTATATACTCGATAAAGAGCTGAACCTATTGATTATCACCGCACTGCTCACCATTGCAGGATATTCACTGCAGGATACTGTTGTTGTCTATGACCGTATCCGGGAAAATATGGCAAAAATGAAATCGAAGGATGATTTTGGTGTAGTGATAAACCGGAGTATCAATGAAGTGCTGAGCCGTACGATAATAACAGGTCTCAGTACACTCTTTGCATTAGGTGCCCTTATGGTTGTTGGTGGTGAAGTGCTTTTTGATTTTTCCTTTGCCCTTTTTATAGGTTTAATTGTTGGAACCTACTCATCTATCTTCGTTGCAAGCCCCATTGTATATGTATGGAGAAGGAAGTT